The Nitrospirota bacterium genome contains the following window.
TTCAGGGTCTCCTCGAACGTCATCGGCTTGCCGAAGCCCGCGGCCTCGTCGCGGCGAGCGAATGCCGCGATGCCCCAGCCCATGGGCGTGTTGAACTTCTCGCTCTTGACGTAGACGGCCTTCATGGCGTCAATCCACCGGCCGCTTTTCGAATCCCTGACGTAAAGCTCCGAGGGCTTTTCCTTCTGCTTTTTGTAGAAGGAGAGCATGTCGCCGATGTCGCAGAAGGGGAGCATCTCTCCGCCCGTCACTATCTGTGCCGAATAGACCGACGCCGGGTCCACCTTCATGCCGCAGGAGCGGCAGCGGGAGCCTGCCGGAATATCCATGGGGTCGGAGAATGCGGCCCCCGCAAGCAGCGCCAGGGCAATCGTCGAAAGCAGGGTGAGCATCAAAATCGATTTCTTTTTCATAAAGCTCCTTGCGTTAAGAAAGGTTATCGTTGGGGAGGCAGGGCACGGGGCCCTGCCCCCCCGAACGGGGAGAAACGGCCGAACCCCCGTGGCGCCCGGCGCTGCCGTTGCGCCGCTCGCCGGCCCGGCTTCGGGGGCTCGAACATCTTTCAATTTCAACCGCCGCTCCGTTTCACGTGCCGCGTTATGAGCCCGGCACCTTGGGGATGTCGCTTCCGTGGCACTCGGTGCAGTTGTTCTGAGACGTGATGCCGTTTTGCTTGAGGTTGGCCAGCAGAGGGTGCTTCGGCTTGTATTTGCCGGCGGCCCAGTCGTTGAGCATCCCCGCGGTGTACATCGCCACGTTTGCGGAAAGCCGCGCACATCTCTCGGCCCTCTCGTTGGTGAAG
Protein-coding sequences here:
- a CDS encoding nitrous oxide reductase accessory protein NosL, with the translated sequence MKKKSILMLTLLSTIALALLAGAAFSDPMDIPAGSRCRSCGMKVDPASVYSAQIVTGGEMLPFCDIGDMLSFYKKQKEKPSELYVRDSKSGRWIDAMKAVYVKSEKFNTPMGWGIAAFARRDEAAGFGKPMTFEETLKVLGAMMKGKM